From a single Drosophila sulfurigaster albostrigata strain 15112-1811.04 chromosome 3, ASM2355843v2, whole genome shotgun sequence genomic region:
- the LOC133841295 gene encoding tumor protein D52 isoform X8, giving the protein MEDHNTAHLSEPSSPAASVASAEIAAEYAALTLEEKEQRRAEWSQELARVEEEINTLRTVLASKTRHASDLRRKLGITVWKELTDDVNQGVKNLKESHVYQSMEQSVGNISKAVHDAPLFQRTESVLKSTGEKTASVFGSITSGITSKLSQMKNSESMRSIEASVGSAYENVKTKVTSRSGSVSSFPDALDENNTSSGLNSPTDSLTK; this is encoded by the exons ATGGAGGATC ATAACACTGCCCACTTGTCGGAGCCTTCGTCTCCAGCCGCATCTGTGGCATCTGCAGAGATTGCCGCCGAGTATGCAGCGCTTACCCTGGAGGAGAAGGAGCAGCGTCGCGCCGAATGGAGCCAG GAGCTGGCACGCGTTGAGGAAGAAATCAATACGTTGCGCACGGTGCTGGCCTCCAAGACGCGTCATGCATCCGATCTGAGGCGCAAGCTGGGCATCACTGTGTGGAAGGAGTTGACCGATGATGTCAATCAGGGTGTGAAGAACCTTAAAGAGAGTCATGT TTACCAATCGATGGAGCAGAGCGTGGGCAACATCAGTAAAGCCGTGCATGACGCACCACT ATTCCAACGCACCGAGTCGGTGCTGAAGTCGACGGGTGAGAAGACTGCATCGGTCTTTGGCAGCATTACGAGTGGCATTACGTCGAAACTCtcacaaatgaaaaattcagAATCGATGCGTTCTATCGAGGCCTCGGTGGGCTCTGCCTATGAGAACGTTAAA ACGAAGGTGACATCCCGTTCGGGTTCGGTTTCCAGTTTCCCAGACGCTCTAGATGAGAACAACACATCATCGGGACTGAATTCACCCACAGACTCTCTAACAAAATAA
- the LOC133841295 gene encoding tumor protein D52 isoform X10, translating into MEDHNTAHLSEPSSPAASVASAEIAAEYAALTLEEKEQRRAEWSQELARVEEEINTLRTVLASKTRHASDLRRKLGITVWKELTDDVNQGVKNLKESHVFQRTESVLKSTGEKTASVFGSITSGITSKLSQMKNSESMRSIEASVGSAYENVKTKVTSRSGSVSSFPDALDENNTSSGLNSPTDSLTK; encoded by the exons ATGGAGGATC ATAACACTGCCCACTTGTCGGAGCCTTCGTCTCCAGCCGCATCTGTGGCATCTGCAGAGATTGCCGCCGAGTATGCAGCGCTTACCCTGGAGGAGAAGGAGCAGCGTCGCGCCGAATGGAGCCAG GAGCTGGCACGCGTTGAGGAAGAAATCAATACGTTGCGCACGGTGCTGGCCTCCAAGACGCGTCATGCATCCGATCTGAGGCGCAAGCTGGGCATCACTGTGTGGAAGGAGTTGACCGATGATGTCAATCAGGGTGTGAAGAACCTTAAAGAGAGTCATGT ATTCCAACGCACCGAGTCGGTGCTGAAGTCGACGGGTGAGAAGACTGCATCGGTCTTTGGCAGCATTACGAGTGGCATTACGTCGAAACTCtcacaaatgaaaaattcagAATCGATGCGTTCTATCGAGGCCTCGGTGGGCTCTGCCTATGAGAACGTTAAA ACGAAGGTGACATCCCGTTCGGGTTCGGTTTCCAGTTTCCCAGACGCTCTAGATGAGAACAACACATCATCGGGACTGAATTCACCCACAGACTCTCTAACAAAATAA
- the LOC133841295 gene encoding tumor protein D52 isoform X9: MEDHNTAHLSEPSSPAASVASAEIAAEYAALTLEEKEQRRAEWSQELARVEEEINTLRTVLASKTRHASDLRRKLGITVWKELTDDVNQGVKNLKESHVFQRTESVLKSTGEKTASVFGSITSGITSKLSQMKNSESMRSIEASVGSAYENVKVSYEQNNFLCQSHATKVTSRSGSVSSFPDALDENNTSSGLNSPTDSLTK; this comes from the exons ATGGAGGATC ATAACACTGCCCACTTGTCGGAGCCTTCGTCTCCAGCCGCATCTGTGGCATCTGCAGAGATTGCCGCCGAGTATGCAGCGCTTACCCTGGAGGAGAAGGAGCAGCGTCGCGCCGAATGGAGCCAG GAGCTGGCACGCGTTGAGGAAGAAATCAATACGTTGCGCACGGTGCTGGCCTCCAAGACGCGTCATGCATCCGATCTGAGGCGCAAGCTGGGCATCACTGTGTGGAAGGAGTTGACCGATGATGTCAATCAGGGTGTGAAGAACCTTAAAGAGAGTCATGT ATTCCAACGCACCGAGTCGGTGCTGAAGTCGACGGGTGAGAAGACTGCATCGGTCTTTGGCAGCATTACGAGTGGCATTACGTCGAAACTCtcacaaatgaaaaattcagAATCGATGCGTTCTATCGAGGCCTCGGTGGGCTCTGCCTATGAGAACGTTAAAGTAAGCTATGAACAGAACAATTTTTTGTGCCAATCTCATGCG ACGAAGGTGACATCCCGTTCGGGTTCGGTTTCCAGTTTCCCAGACGCTCTAGATGAGAACAACACATCATCGGGACTGAATTCACCCACAGACTCTCTAACAAAATAA
- the LOC133841295 gene encoding tumor protein D54 isoform X7, whose amino-acid sequence MEDHNTAHLSEPSSPAASVASAEIAAEYAALTLEEKEQRRAEWSQELARVEEEINTLRTVLASKTRHASDLRRKLGITVWKELTDDVNQGVKNLKESHVYQSMEQSVGNISKAVHDAPLFQRTESVLKSTGEKTASVFGSITSGITSKLSQMKNSESMRSIEASVGSAYENVKVSYEQNNFLCQSHATKVTSRSGSVSSFPDALDENNTSSGLNSPTDSLTK is encoded by the exons ATGGAGGATC ATAACACTGCCCACTTGTCGGAGCCTTCGTCTCCAGCCGCATCTGTGGCATCTGCAGAGATTGCCGCCGAGTATGCAGCGCTTACCCTGGAGGAGAAGGAGCAGCGTCGCGCCGAATGGAGCCAG GAGCTGGCACGCGTTGAGGAAGAAATCAATACGTTGCGCACGGTGCTGGCCTCCAAGACGCGTCATGCATCCGATCTGAGGCGCAAGCTGGGCATCACTGTGTGGAAGGAGTTGACCGATGATGTCAATCAGGGTGTGAAGAACCTTAAAGAGAGTCATGT TTACCAATCGATGGAGCAGAGCGTGGGCAACATCAGTAAAGCCGTGCATGACGCACCACT ATTCCAACGCACCGAGTCGGTGCTGAAGTCGACGGGTGAGAAGACTGCATCGGTCTTTGGCAGCATTACGAGTGGCATTACGTCGAAACTCtcacaaatgaaaaattcagAATCGATGCGTTCTATCGAGGCCTCGGTGGGCTCTGCCTATGAGAACGTTAAAGTAAGCTATGAACAGAACAATTTTTTGTGCCAATCTCATGCG ACGAAGGTGACATCCCGTTCGGGTTCGGTTTCCAGTTTCCCAGACGCTCTAGATGAGAACAACACATCATCGGGACTGAATTCACCCACAGACTCTCTAACAAAATAA
- the LOC133841295 gene encoding uncharacterized protein LOC133841295 isoform X6, with protein MSSESEPEPVSLEFIEDSYLPRIDDITTTPSLDELEVELELSPVGDLETELYLRNLTLDEIFYDVDSDYANTLELQAVETEFIASKLSNQSPSMSMAKRFRLKFFTNRTMRDVKVTFIDFSKPYLAKISNSDNYKRFLTIGHGAKDNTAHLSEPSSPAASVASAEIAAEYAALTLEEKEQRRAEWSQELARVEEEINTLRTVLASKTRHASDLRRKLGITVWKELTDDVNQGVKNLKESHVYQSMEQSVGNISKAVHDAPLFQRTESVLKSTGEKTASVFGSITSGITSKLSQMKNSESMRSIEASVGSAYENVKAMGRVIKWRY; from the exons ATGAGCAGCGAATCGGAGCCAGAGCCAGTTAGCTTAGAGTTCATCGAGGATTCATATTTGCCCCGCATCGATGACATCACCACAACGCCATCTCTCGACGAACTGGAAGTAGAACTGGAGCTGAGTCCAGTTGGTGATCTTGAGACTGAATTATATTTGCGTAATCTAACACTCGACGAGATCTTCTACGATGTGGACTCGGATTATGCCAACACACTTGAGCTACAGGCTGTCGAAACGGAATTCATTGCTAGCAAATTGTCGAATCAGTCGCcgtcgatgtcgatggcgaAACGTTTCCGCTTAAAGTTCTTCACAAATCGCACAATGCGCGATGTAAAGGTCACGTTCATAGACTTTTCGAAACCGTATCTGGCCAAAATATCGAATAGCGATAACTACAAACGTTTTCTGACCATCGGTCATGGTGCAAAAG ATAACACTGCCCACTTGTCGGAGCCTTCGTCTCCAGCCGCATCTGTGGCATCTGCAGAGATTGCCGCCGAGTATGCAGCGCTTACCCTGGAGGAGAAGGAGCAGCGTCGCGCCGAATGGAGCCAG GAGCTGGCACGCGTTGAGGAAGAAATCAATACGTTGCGCACGGTGCTGGCCTCCAAGACGCGTCATGCATCCGATCTGAGGCGCAAGCTGGGCATCACTGTGTGGAAGGAGTTGACCGATGATGTCAATCAGGGTGTGAAGAACCTTAAAGAGAGTCATGT TTACCAATCGATGGAGCAGAGCGTGGGCAACATCAGTAAAGCCGTGCATGACGCACCACT ATTCCAACGCACCGAGTCGGTGCTGAAGTCGACGGGTGAGAAGACTGCATCGGTCTTTGGCAGCATTACGAGTGGCATTACGTCGAAACTCtcacaaatgaaaaattcagAATCGATGCGTTCTATCGAGGCCTCGGTGGGCTCTGCCTATGAGAACGTTAAA GCTATGGGTCGCGTGATTAAATGGCGTTACTGA
- the LOC133841295 gene encoding tumor protein D52 isoform X2, with the protein MSSESEPEPVSLEFIEDSYLPRIDDITTTPSLDELEVELELSPVGDLETELYLRNLTLDEIFYDVDSDYANTLELQAVETEFIASKLSNQSPSMSMAKRFRLKFFTNRTMRDVKVTFIDFSKPYLAKISNSDNYKRFLTIGHGAKDNTAHLSEPSSPAASVASAEIAAEYAALTLEEKEQRRAEWSQELARVEEEINTLRTVLASKTRHASDLRRKLGITVWKELTDDVNQGVKNLKESHVYQSMEQSVGNISKAVHDAPLFQRTESVLKSTGEKTASVFGSITSGITSKLSQMKNSESMRSIEASVGSAYENVKTKVTSRSGSVSSFPDALDENNTSSGLNSPTDSLTK; encoded by the exons ATGAGCAGCGAATCGGAGCCAGAGCCAGTTAGCTTAGAGTTCATCGAGGATTCATATTTGCCCCGCATCGATGACATCACCACAACGCCATCTCTCGACGAACTGGAAGTAGAACTGGAGCTGAGTCCAGTTGGTGATCTTGAGACTGAATTATATTTGCGTAATCTAACACTCGACGAGATCTTCTACGATGTGGACTCGGATTATGCCAACACACTTGAGCTACAGGCTGTCGAAACGGAATTCATTGCTAGCAAATTGTCGAATCAGTCGCcgtcgatgtcgatggcgaAACGTTTCCGCTTAAAGTTCTTCACAAATCGCACAATGCGCGATGTAAAGGTCACGTTCATAGACTTTTCGAAACCGTATCTGGCCAAAATATCGAATAGCGATAACTACAAACGTTTTCTGACCATCGGTCATGGTGCAAAAG ATAACACTGCCCACTTGTCGGAGCCTTCGTCTCCAGCCGCATCTGTGGCATCTGCAGAGATTGCCGCCGAGTATGCAGCGCTTACCCTGGAGGAGAAGGAGCAGCGTCGCGCCGAATGGAGCCAG GAGCTGGCACGCGTTGAGGAAGAAATCAATACGTTGCGCACGGTGCTGGCCTCCAAGACGCGTCATGCATCCGATCTGAGGCGCAAGCTGGGCATCACTGTGTGGAAGGAGTTGACCGATGATGTCAATCAGGGTGTGAAGAACCTTAAAGAGAGTCATGT TTACCAATCGATGGAGCAGAGCGTGGGCAACATCAGTAAAGCCGTGCATGACGCACCACT ATTCCAACGCACCGAGTCGGTGCTGAAGTCGACGGGTGAGAAGACTGCATCGGTCTTTGGCAGCATTACGAGTGGCATTACGTCGAAACTCtcacaaatgaaaaattcagAATCGATGCGTTCTATCGAGGCCTCGGTGGGCTCTGCCTATGAGAACGTTAAA ACGAAGGTGACATCCCGTTCGGGTTCGGTTTCCAGTTTCCCAGACGCTCTAGATGAGAACAACACATCATCGGGACTGAATTCACCCACAGACTCTCTAACAAAATAA
- the LOC133841295 gene encoding uncharacterized protein LOC133841295 isoform X1: MSSESEPEPVSLEFIEDSYLPRIDDITTTPSLDELEVELELSPVGDLETELYLRNLTLDEIFYDVDSDYANTLELQAVETEFIASKLSNQSPSMSMAKRFRLKFFTNRTMRDVKVTFIDFSKPYLAKISNSDNYKRFLTIGHGAKDNTAHLSEPSSPAASVASAEIAAEYAALTLEEKEQRRAEWSQELARVEEEINTLRTVLASKTRHASDLRRKLGITVWKELTDDVNQGVKNLKESHVYQSMEQSVGNISKAVHDAPLFQRTESVLKSTGEKTASVFGSITSGITSKLSQMKNSESMRSIEASVGSAYENVKVSYEQNNFLCQSHATKVTSRSGSVSSFPDALDENNTSSGLNSPTDSLTK, encoded by the exons ATGAGCAGCGAATCGGAGCCAGAGCCAGTTAGCTTAGAGTTCATCGAGGATTCATATTTGCCCCGCATCGATGACATCACCACAACGCCATCTCTCGACGAACTGGAAGTAGAACTGGAGCTGAGTCCAGTTGGTGATCTTGAGACTGAATTATATTTGCGTAATCTAACACTCGACGAGATCTTCTACGATGTGGACTCGGATTATGCCAACACACTTGAGCTACAGGCTGTCGAAACGGAATTCATTGCTAGCAAATTGTCGAATCAGTCGCcgtcgatgtcgatggcgaAACGTTTCCGCTTAAAGTTCTTCACAAATCGCACAATGCGCGATGTAAAGGTCACGTTCATAGACTTTTCGAAACCGTATCTGGCCAAAATATCGAATAGCGATAACTACAAACGTTTTCTGACCATCGGTCATGGTGCAAAAG ATAACACTGCCCACTTGTCGGAGCCTTCGTCTCCAGCCGCATCTGTGGCATCTGCAGAGATTGCCGCCGAGTATGCAGCGCTTACCCTGGAGGAGAAGGAGCAGCGTCGCGCCGAATGGAGCCAG GAGCTGGCACGCGTTGAGGAAGAAATCAATACGTTGCGCACGGTGCTGGCCTCCAAGACGCGTCATGCATCCGATCTGAGGCGCAAGCTGGGCATCACTGTGTGGAAGGAGTTGACCGATGATGTCAATCAGGGTGTGAAGAACCTTAAAGAGAGTCATGT TTACCAATCGATGGAGCAGAGCGTGGGCAACATCAGTAAAGCCGTGCATGACGCACCACT ATTCCAACGCACCGAGTCGGTGCTGAAGTCGACGGGTGAGAAGACTGCATCGGTCTTTGGCAGCATTACGAGTGGCATTACGTCGAAACTCtcacaaatgaaaaattcagAATCGATGCGTTCTATCGAGGCCTCGGTGGGCTCTGCCTATGAGAACGTTAAAGTAAGCTATGAACAGAACAATTTTTTGTGCCAATCTCATGCG ACGAAGGTGACATCCCGTTCGGGTTCGGTTTCCAGTTTCCCAGACGCTCTAGATGAGAACAACACATCATCGGGACTGAATTCACCCACAGACTCTCTAACAAAATAA
- the LOC133841295 gene encoding uncharacterized protein LOC133841295 isoform X3, with translation MSSESEPEPVSLEFIEDSYLPRIDDITTTPSLDELEVELELSPVGDLETELYLRNLTLDEIFYDVDSDYANTLELQAVETEFIASKLSNQSPSMSMAKRFRLKFFTNRTMRDVKVTFIDFSKPYLAKISNSDNYKRFLTIGHGAKDNTAHLSEPSSPAASVASAEIAAEYAALTLEEKEQRRAEWSQELARVEEEINTLRTVLASKTRHASDLRRKLGITVWKELTDDVNQGVKNLKESHVFQRTESVLKSTGEKTASVFGSITSGITSKLSQMKNSESMRSIEASVGSAYENVKVSYEQNNFLCQSHATKVTSRSGSVSSFPDALDENNTSSGLNSPTDSLTK, from the exons ATGAGCAGCGAATCGGAGCCAGAGCCAGTTAGCTTAGAGTTCATCGAGGATTCATATTTGCCCCGCATCGATGACATCACCACAACGCCATCTCTCGACGAACTGGAAGTAGAACTGGAGCTGAGTCCAGTTGGTGATCTTGAGACTGAATTATATTTGCGTAATCTAACACTCGACGAGATCTTCTACGATGTGGACTCGGATTATGCCAACACACTTGAGCTACAGGCTGTCGAAACGGAATTCATTGCTAGCAAATTGTCGAATCAGTCGCcgtcgatgtcgatggcgaAACGTTTCCGCTTAAAGTTCTTCACAAATCGCACAATGCGCGATGTAAAGGTCACGTTCATAGACTTTTCGAAACCGTATCTGGCCAAAATATCGAATAGCGATAACTACAAACGTTTTCTGACCATCGGTCATGGTGCAAAAG ATAACACTGCCCACTTGTCGGAGCCTTCGTCTCCAGCCGCATCTGTGGCATCTGCAGAGATTGCCGCCGAGTATGCAGCGCTTACCCTGGAGGAGAAGGAGCAGCGTCGCGCCGAATGGAGCCAG GAGCTGGCACGCGTTGAGGAAGAAATCAATACGTTGCGCACGGTGCTGGCCTCCAAGACGCGTCATGCATCCGATCTGAGGCGCAAGCTGGGCATCACTGTGTGGAAGGAGTTGACCGATGATGTCAATCAGGGTGTGAAGAACCTTAAAGAGAGTCATGT ATTCCAACGCACCGAGTCGGTGCTGAAGTCGACGGGTGAGAAGACTGCATCGGTCTTTGGCAGCATTACGAGTGGCATTACGTCGAAACTCtcacaaatgaaaaattcagAATCGATGCGTTCTATCGAGGCCTCGGTGGGCTCTGCCTATGAGAACGTTAAAGTAAGCTATGAACAGAACAATTTTTTGTGCCAATCTCATGCG ACGAAGGTGACATCCCGTTCGGGTTCGGTTTCCAGTTTCCCAGACGCTCTAGATGAGAACAACACATCATCGGGACTGAATTCACCCACAGACTCTCTAACAAAATAA
- the LOC133841295 gene encoding tumor protein D52 isoform X5, with the protein MSSESEPEPVSLEFIEDSYLPRIDDITTTPSLDELEVELELSPVGDLETELYLRNLTLDEIFYDVDSDYANTLELQAVETEFIASKLSNQSPSMSMAKRFRLKFFTNRTMRDVKVTFIDFSKPYLAKISNSDNYKRFLTIGHGAKDNTAHLSEPSSPAASVASAEIAAEYAALTLEEKEQRRAEWSQELARVEEEINTLRTVLASKTRHASDLRRKLGITVWKELTDDVNQGVKNLKESHVFQRTESVLKSTGEKTASVFGSITSGITSKLSQMKNSESMRSIEASVGSAYENVKTKVTSRSGSVSSFPDALDENNTSSGLNSPTDSLTK; encoded by the exons ATGAGCAGCGAATCGGAGCCAGAGCCAGTTAGCTTAGAGTTCATCGAGGATTCATATTTGCCCCGCATCGATGACATCACCACAACGCCATCTCTCGACGAACTGGAAGTAGAACTGGAGCTGAGTCCAGTTGGTGATCTTGAGACTGAATTATATTTGCGTAATCTAACACTCGACGAGATCTTCTACGATGTGGACTCGGATTATGCCAACACACTTGAGCTACAGGCTGTCGAAACGGAATTCATTGCTAGCAAATTGTCGAATCAGTCGCcgtcgatgtcgatggcgaAACGTTTCCGCTTAAAGTTCTTCACAAATCGCACAATGCGCGATGTAAAGGTCACGTTCATAGACTTTTCGAAACCGTATCTGGCCAAAATATCGAATAGCGATAACTACAAACGTTTTCTGACCATCGGTCATGGTGCAAAAG ATAACACTGCCCACTTGTCGGAGCCTTCGTCTCCAGCCGCATCTGTGGCATCTGCAGAGATTGCCGCCGAGTATGCAGCGCTTACCCTGGAGGAGAAGGAGCAGCGTCGCGCCGAATGGAGCCAG GAGCTGGCACGCGTTGAGGAAGAAATCAATACGTTGCGCACGGTGCTGGCCTCCAAGACGCGTCATGCATCCGATCTGAGGCGCAAGCTGGGCATCACTGTGTGGAAGGAGTTGACCGATGATGTCAATCAGGGTGTGAAGAACCTTAAAGAGAGTCATGT ATTCCAACGCACCGAGTCGGTGCTGAAGTCGACGGGTGAGAAGACTGCATCGGTCTTTGGCAGCATTACGAGTGGCATTACGTCGAAACTCtcacaaatgaaaaattcagAATCGATGCGTTCTATCGAGGCCTCGGTGGGCTCTGCCTATGAGAACGTTAAA ACGAAGGTGACATCCCGTTCGGGTTCGGTTTCCAGTTTCCCAGACGCTCTAGATGAGAACAACACATCATCGGGACTGAATTCACCCACAGACTCTCTAACAAAATAA
- the LOC133841295 gene encoding uncharacterized protein LOC133841295 isoform X4: MSSESEPEPVSLEFIEDSYLPRIDDITTTPSLDELEVELELSPVGDLETELYLRNLTLDEIFYDVDSDYANTLELQAVETEFIASKLSNQSPSMSMAKRFRLKFFTNRTMRDVKVTFIDFSKPYLAKISNSDNYKRFLTIGHGAKDNTAHLSEPSSPAASVASAEIAAEYAALTLEEKEQRRAEWSQELARVEEEINTLRTVLASKTRHASDLRRKLGITVWKELTDDVNQGVKNLKESHVYQSMEQSVGNISKAVHDAPLFQRTESVLKSTGEKTASVFGSITSGITSKLSQMKNSESMRSIEASVGSAYENVKVSYEQNNFLCQSHAAMGRVIKWRY, translated from the exons ATGAGCAGCGAATCGGAGCCAGAGCCAGTTAGCTTAGAGTTCATCGAGGATTCATATTTGCCCCGCATCGATGACATCACCACAACGCCATCTCTCGACGAACTGGAAGTAGAACTGGAGCTGAGTCCAGTTGGTGATCTTGAGACTGAATTATATTTGCGTAATCTAACACTCGACGAGATCTTCTACGATGTGGACTCGGATTATGCCAACACACTTGAGCTACAGGCTGTCGAAACGGAATTCATTGCTAGCAAATTGTCGAATCAGTCGCcgtcgatgtcgatggcgaAACGTTTCCGCTTAAAGTTCTTCACAAATCGCACAATGCGCGATGTAAAGGTCACGTTCATAGACTTTTCGAAACCGTATCTGGCCAAAATATCGAATAGCGATAACTACAAACGTTTTCTGACCATCGGTCATGGTGCAAAAG ATAACACTGCCCACTTGTCGGAGCCTTCGTCTCCAGCCGCATCTGTGGCATCTGCAGAGATTGCCGCCGAGTATGCAGCGCTTACCCTGGAGGAGAAGGAGCAGCGTCGCGCCGAATGGAGCCAG GAGCTGGCACGCGTTGAGGAAGAAATCAATACGTTGCGCACGGTGCTGGCCTCCAAGACGCGTCATGCATCCGATCTGAGGCGCAAGCTGGGCATCACTGTGTGGAAGGAGTTGACCGATGATGTCAATCAGGGTGTGAAGAACCTTAAAGAGAGTCATGT TTACCAATCGATGGAGCAGAGCGTGGGCAACATCAGTAAAGCCGTGCATGACGCACCACT ATTCCAACGCACCGAGTCGGTGCTGAAGTCGACGGGTGAGAAGACTGCATCGGTCTTTGGCAGCATTACGAGTGGCATTACGTCGAAACTCtcacaaatgaaaaattcagAATCGATGCGTTCTATCGAGGCCTCGGTGGGCTCTGCCTATGAGAACGTTAAAGTAAGCTATGAACAGAACAATTTTTTGTGCCAATCTCATGCG GCTATGGGTCGCGTGATTAAATGGCGTTACTGA